The following proteins are co-located in the Microplitis demolitor isolate Queensland-Clemson2020A chromosome 5, iyMicDemo2.1a, whole genome shotgun sequence genome:
- the LOC103574456 gene encoding ribosomal RNA small subunit methyltransferase NEP1 — MVKKRSRESEYDDSEHNLVEKRLKDSTPVNFDKRLIIILENAQLETAKVAKKFELLHSKHEISLLKKYNRERETTKPEIVHQCLLMLLDSPLNRQGFLQVYIHTDKNVLIEVNPGTRIPRTFKRFAGVMAQLLHSNKVRAAGQSVDLLKVIKNPVTDYLPANCKKILMSCRASTFKYPEELVPDEEPVAIVVGAIDQGQVKTDYTDSTIAINDYSSSGAYICASLCSAFARKWM, encoded by the exons atggttAAAAAACGTTCAAGAGAAAGTGAATACGATGATAGTGAACATAACCTCGTGGAAAAACGTTTAAAAGATAGTACTCCagttaattttgataaacgtttaataattattttagaaaatgcGCAATTAGAAACAGCAAAG gttgccaaaaaatttgaattgttacATTCAAAACATGAGATTtcgcttttaaaaaaatataaccgtGAACGTGAGACAACTAAACCGGAAATAGTACACCAATGTCTACTGATGTTATTAGACAGCCCTTTAAATCGGCAAGGATTTTTACAAGTGTATATACATACtgataaaaatgttttgattGAAGTGAATCCCGGAACCAGGATACCGAGAACATTTAAACGTTTCGCTGGAGTAATGg CGCAACTGCTTCATAGTAATAAAGTACGAGCAGCAGGCCAGTCAGTAGATTTGCTGAAAGTCATAAAAAATCCCGTGACTGATTATTTGCCAgctaattgtaaaaaaatattaatgtcttGTCGCGCAAGTACATTTAAATATCCCGAGGAACTTGTACCTGATGAAGAACCAGTAGCTATCGTCGTTGGTGCGATAGATCAAGGACAAGTGAAAACTGATTACACAGACTCTACAATCGCTATCAATGATTATTCATCATCTGGAGCGTATATTTGTGCTAGTTTATGTTCTGCGTTTGCAAGGAAGTggatgtaa
- the LOC103574455 gene encoding neprilysin-2 has protein sequence MSLNIIKRRSRSYTEQRLLIFFITIISSCYGLPTETVDICRTPECVDTASRILKYMNSSVNPCDNFYKFTCGNFVKKTHIPDDKDKLDIFGTLNDQVQEQLKKIVEENVSANTSKLQRLVKTFYDICMNETAIKENGLSPLLSKLNKLGGWPVLEGQKWKEDDFHWTNSIYTLREMGYSFNYLFSFAMDTDLRNNTKKVLTLKLPPLGVSPPFLSKGLENQLVKDYKKYSVDVAVLLGADRESAERELTESLLFEIKLANMSLHEINNFNFSKNYNPISIAELEKKHPSIPWLEYINKLLKPSVTVDKNETIILFTPYFISEFENLINTTSKRTQANYISWRVIVDSVFYLNDEIRKPQVDFMTAILGRSKKELRSKECLDNISAYLSLVIGSLYVKKYFNEEVKNNTAEIVNNIENQLKLTLQTVDWMDNKTRKHALDKVNAIVNHIAYNDGLFDDNKFEELYKNLELRANDSYLNTILNIKLHAYEINFKRYRIPFDKNSWELYMNPTVVNAFYLHQQNIIRFSAAILQGAFFNINRPRYINYGSIGFLIGHEITHGFDSVGMNFNKDGNFENWWDPVTNSEFWKKATCLKDQYDNYTVEDVGTNINGVKTISENIADNGGVKMAYLAYRNLTESSKPEPRLPGLDHFTPKQMFWVSAGHTWCTVQRPEAIKILLIGDSHSPAEFRIVGSLSNMKEFSDDFKCPLGSPMNPKNKCALW, from the exons ATGTCGCTAAATATCATCAa ACGaagaagtcgatcgtatacgGAACAAAgacttttgatattttttatcactataaTTTCGTCATGTTACGGATTACCTACAGAAACAG TTGATATTTGTCGTACTCCAGAATGTGTTGATACCG CATCAAGAATTCTCAAATACATGAATTCGAGTGTTAATCCATGTGACAACTTTTATAAGTTTACGTGTGGtaattttgttaagaaaaCTCATATCCCTGATGACAAGGACAAACTAGATATTTTCGGTACTCTGAACGATCAGGTTCAAgaacagttgaaaaaaatagtagaggAAAATGTTTCGGCAAATACATCTAAGTTACAAAGACTTGTCAAAACTTTTTATGATATTTGCATGAATGAAA CTGCAATTAAAGAAAATGGGTTGAGTCCTttgttaagtaaattaaataaattagggGGCTGGCCAGTGTTAGAAGGGCAGAAATGGAAAGAAGATGATTTTCACTGGACAAACTCCATCTACACGTTACGGGAGATGGGATACTCGTTTAATTATCTTTTCAGTTTTGCAATGGATACTGATCTTAggaataatacaaaaaaagtcttaacA cTAAAATTGCCTCCTTTGGGAGTAAGTCCTCCGTTTTTATCAAAAGGGTTGGAAAATCAATTAGtaaaagattataaaaaatatagtgttGATGTTGCGGTTCTTCTTGGAGCTGATCGTGAGTCCGCTGAAAGAGAGTTGACTGAATCACTTTTGttcgaaataaaattagcTAAT ATGAGCTtacatgaaataaataatttcaacttctctaaaaattataatccaatATCCATAGCtgaattggaaaaaaaacatCCAAGTATCCCTTGGTTGGAATACATTAACAAACTTCTTAAGCCTTCTGTCACTGTAGACAAAaatgaaacaataattttattcactcCTTACTTTATATCAGAATTTGAAAATCTTATCAACACAACTTCAAAACGAACTCAAGCTAATTACATATCATGGAGAGTTATCGTTGATTcggtattttatttgaatgacGAAATTCGCAAGCCTCAAGTAGATTTTATGACAGCCATTTTGGGTCGTTCAAAAAAAGAACTCAGATCAAAAGAATGTTTGGACAATATCTCAGCCTACCTGTCTCTGGTTATTGGTTCTCtgtatgttaaaaaatattttaatgaagaagttaaaaataatactgcggaaattgttaataatattgaaaaccAATTGAAACTGACTTTACAAACA GTTGATTGGATGGATAATAAAACTCGTAAGCATGCATTAGATAAAGTAAATGCTATAGTAAATCATATCGCTTATAACGATGGATTgtttgatgataataaatttgaggaactttataaaaatttggaacTACGTGCCAATGATTCTTATTTGaatacaatattaaatataaaattgcatgcatatgaaattaattttaagcgTTACAGAATtccatttgataaaaatagcTGGGAGTTATACATGAATCCCACTGTTGTTAATGCATTTTACTTACATCAGCAAAATATAATTC gaTTTTCTGCTGCTATTCTCCAAGGTGctttttttaacatcaatcGTCCGCGATATATAAATTATGGATCAATTGGTTTTTTAATCGGCCACGAAATCACTCATGGTTTTGATTCAGTCggaatgaattttaataaagatggtaattttgaaaattggtgGGATCCGGTAACGAATTCagaattttggaaaaaagcTACGTGTTTGAAGGATCAATATGACAATTATACTGTTGAAGATGTCGGAACGAAT attaatgGAGTGAAAACTATTTCTGAAAATATTGCTGACAATGGAGGTGTCAAAATGGCTTATTTGGCTTACAGAAATTTGACGGAATCAAGTAAACCAGAACCTCGGCTTCCTGGACTTGATCATTTTACACCGAAACAAATGTTCTGGGTTAGTGCAGGTCATACTTGGTGTACTGTACAACGTCCTGAGGctataaaaatactattaatCGGAGACAGTCACAGCCCAGCTGAATTTCGAATAGTAGGATCGTTATCAAACATGAAAGAATTTTCAGATGACTTCAAATGCCCACTGGGTTCTCCAATGaatccaaaaaataaatgcgCTCTGTGGTAG